One genomic window of Nakamurella panacisegetis includes the following:
- a CDS encoding acylphosphatase — protein MTDQPQGAPVRLTAFVHGQVQGVGFRWWTRARALELGLRGSATNLPGGRVQVVAEGPRAACEALLALLRGPGTPGSVTLVVEQFGAARGEAGFVER, from the coding sequence ATGACCGACCAGCCCCAGGGTGCCCCGGTCCGGCTCACCGCCTTCGTACACGGCCAGGTCCAGGGGGTCGGCTTCCGCTGGTGGACCCGGGCCCGCGCCCTCGAACTGGGCCTGCGCGGAAGTGCCACCAACCTGCCCGGCGGCCGGGTGCAGGTCGTCGCCGAGGGGCCGCGCGCGGCGTGCGAGGCGTTGTTGGCCCTGCTCCGCGGGCCCGGAACCCCGGGTTCGGTGACCCTCGTGGTCGAGCAGTTCGGCGCCGCTCGCGGCGAGGCGGGGTTCGTCGAACGGTAG
- the smc gene encoding chromosome segregation protein SMC: MYLKSLTLKGFKSFASATTLHFEKGITAVVGPNGSGKSNVVDAIAWVLGEQGAKALRGGKMEDVIFAGTADRPPLGRAEVTLTIDNSDGALPIDYSEVSITRRMFRDGGGEYEINGSTCRLLDIQELLSDSGIGREMHVIVGQGQLDAVLQARPEDRRAFIEEAAGVLKHRKRKEKALRKLDAMQANLTRLTDLTGELRRQLKPLGRQAEVARRAAGVQADLRDSKLRLLADDYVTLTNQIAADSADEAAALEHRTTVQRALAEATEQAEVAAEALKAATPALNAAQETWFALSALAERFRGTVTLADERSRNLSAPTEAPRPGRDPDELDAAAEAAEEAQAEKEEAVAAARAELAEAVAHRTETENSLKAAENQLLAATRAIADRREGLARLTGQVNAARSRQAAGGDEVERLATSVAEARERAAAAAEQFAELQESVGDLDSSEVGLDEDHESAEEAMEAARQRVDDLTDALREARSRQTGLRARVDALSLGLDRRDGAGALLSADLPGVLGSVASVLDVDAGFEAAVAAALGPAADAVAVADVAQAAASLALLRDDGAGRAGLLIGGAPDLADPSTWPSLPTGADWVFEHVRVPAVLRAALAGALDRVAVVDDLDAAVRLIDDLPQVRAVTREGDLLGAGWAFGGSAGKQSVIEIQAAVDDAETALAEVTGQIADLEAALSGARTEAEMRAREAQATLAALHESDARLSAVSEQLGRLGEAMRSANAEAERLERQRQAAEASTEENRAAVADLEARLFAAESEEAPEEVDTEVRDALMDLTAAARQVEVEARLALRTAEERARASAGVAEGLRRQARQEREGRARAQAAAARRATSAAVAAKVAEVGRRALAALEVSLAVATGAREQATAERERADVALSQTRAGARELQAQWDALTDAVHKDEVQRAQQTLRVEQLEARAGTEFGLGAEDLVAEFGPDVPVPPTALEVTEYETAKERGDEVSAPQPMAFDRDTQERRAKRAERDLNLLGKVNPLALEEFAALEERHTFLSTQLEDLKSTRRDLLTVVGEVDDKILEVFTAAYHDVAREFVTVFAELFPGGEGELILTDPSDMLTTGIEVHARPPGKKVKRLSLLSGGERSLTAVALLVSIFRARPSPFYIMDEVEAALDEVNLTRLVKLLTLLRDSSQLIIITHQKFTMESADALYGVSMRGDGITQVISQRIRTSEPPSQVSAPVALADDVVDAGEDADLIEPALP; this comes from the coding sequence GTGTATCTGAAGTCCCTGACGCTCAAGGGTTTCAAATCCTTCGCGTCGGCCACCACCCTGCACTTCGAGAAGGGCATCACCGCCGTCGTCGGGCCCAACGGCTCCGGCAAGTCGAACGTGGTGGACGCCATCGCCTGGGTACTCGGCGAGCAGGGCGCCAAAGCCCTGCGCGGCGGCAAGATGGAGGACGTCATCTTCGCCGGCACCGCCGACCGGCCGCCGCTGGGCCGGGCCGAGGTCACGCTGACGATCGACAACTCCGACGGCGCCCTGCCGATCGACTACAGCGAGGTCTCGATCACCCGCCGGATGTTCCGGGACGGCGGTGGCGAATACGAGATCAACGGCTCCACCTGTCGTCTGCTGGACATCCAGGAGCTGTTGTCCGACTCCGGCATCGGCCGGGAGATGCATGTCATCGTCGGGCAGGGGCAGCTCGACGCGGTCCTGCAGGCCCGTCCGGAAGACCGTCGGGCGTTCATCGAAGAGGCCGCCGGCGTCCTGAAGCACCGCAAGCGCAAGGAGAAGGCGCTCCGCAAACTCGACGCGATGCAGGCCAATCTGACCCGCCTGACGGACCTCACCGGCGAACTGCGGCGCCAGCTCAAGCCGCTCGGACGGCAGGCCGAGGTGGCCCGCCGGGCGGCCGGGGTACAGGCCGACCTGCGGGATTCCAAGCTCCGGTTGCTGGCCGACGACTACGTGACCCTGACCAACCAGATCGCGGCCGATTCGGCCGACGAGGCGGCCGCCCTGGAACACCGGACCACGGTGCAGCGCGCACTGGCCGAGGCGACCGAACAGGCCGAGGTCGCCGCTGAGGCGCTGAAGGCGGCCACTCCGGCCCTGAACGCGGCCCAGGAGACCTGGTTCGCCCTGTCCGCCCTGGCCGAACGGTTCCGCGGCACGGTGACCCTGGCCGACGAACGCAGCCGCAACCTGTCGGCACCCACCGAGGCGCCCCGCCCCGGCCGTGATCCGGACGAGCTGGACGCCGCGGCCGAGGCGGCCGAGGAAGCCCAGGCCGAGAAGGAAGAGGCGGTGGCCGCCGCCCGGGCGGAGCTGGCCGAGGCGGTGGCGCACCGCACCGAGACCGAGAACTCCCTCAAGGCGGCCGAGAACCAGCTGCTGGCGGCGACCAGGGCGATCGCCGACCGCCGCGAGGGGCTGGCCCGGCTCACCGGCCAGGTCAACGCCGCCCGTTCGCGGCAGGCCGCCGGCGGTGACGAGGTCGAACGACTGGCCACCTCGGTCGCCGAAGCCCGTGAGCGGGCGGCCGCGGCCGCCGAGCAGTTCGCCGAACTGCAGGAATCGGTCGGCGACCTGGACTCGTCCGAGGTCGGTCTGGACGAGGACCACGAGTCGGCCGAAGAGGCCATGGAGGCCGCCCGTCAACGGGTCGACGACCTCACCGACGCTCTCCGCGAGGCCCGCAGTCGCCAGACCGGCCTGCGGGCCCGGGTCGACGCGCTGTCCCTCGGCCTCGATCGCCGTGACGGCGCGGGTGCGCTCCTGTCGGCCGACCTGCCGGGTGTCCTCGGCTCGGTGGCGTCGGTGCTGGACGTCGACGCCGGATTCGAAGCCGCCGTCGCCGCGGCCCTCGGCCCGGCCGCGGACGCGGTGGCCGTGGCCGACGTGGCCCAGGCCGCGGCGTCCCTGGCTCTGCTGCGTGACGACGGCGCCGGGCGGGCCGGCCTGCTCATCGGCGGCGCTCCGGACCTGGCCGATCCGTCGACCTGGCCGTCCTTGCCGACCGGCGCCGACTGGGTCTTCGAGCACGTCAGGGTCCCCGCTGTGCTCCGAGCGGCCCTGGCCGGTGCGCTGGACCGGGTCGCCGTCGTGGACGACCTCGATGCCGCGGTACGCCTGATCGACGACCTGCCGCAGGTCAGGGCGGTCACCCGGGAGGGCGACCTGCTCGGCGCCGGGTGGGCGTTCGGCGGCAGCGCCGGCAAGCAGTCGGTGATCGAGATCCAGGCTGCCGTCGACGACGCGGAAACGGCGCTGGCCGAGGTCACCGGACAGATCGCCGACCTCGAGGCCGCGCTGTCCGGTGCCCGCACCGAGGCCGAGATGCGGGCCCGCGAGGCCCAGGCCACGCTGGCCGCGTTGCACGAGTCCGACGCCCGTCTGTCGGCCGTGTCCGAGCAACTCGGCCGGCTCGGCGAGGCGATGCGGTCGGCCAACGCCGAAGCTGAACGGCTGGAACGGCAACGGCAGGCCGCCGAGGCCTCCACCGAGGAGAACCGGGCCGCGGTCGCCGATCTCGAGGCCCGGCTGTTCGCCGCCGAGTCCGAGGAAGCCCCGGAAGAGGTCGACACCGAGGTCCGCGACGCGCTGATGGATCTGACCGCGGCCGCCCGCCAGGTCGAGGTGGAGGCCCGGCTGGCGCTGCGCACGGCGGAGGAGCGGGCTCGCGCGTCGGCCGGCGTCGCCGAGGGGCTGCGTCGTCAGGCCCGTCAGGAACGCGAGGGCCGGGCAAGGGCCCAGGCGGCCGCCGCTCGCCGGGCGACCTCCGCGGCCGTCGCAGCGAAGGTGGCCGAGGTGGGACGTCGTGCCTTGGCGGCTCTCGAGGTGTCGTTGGCCGTCGCCACCGGCGCCCGGGAACAGGCCACCGCCGAACGCGAACGCGCCGACGTGGCGCTGTCCCAGACCCGGGCCGGCGCGCGCGAACTCCAGGCCCAATGGGACGCCCTGACCGACGCCGTGCACAAGGACGAGGTGCAGCGGGCCCAGCAGACGCTCCGGGTCGAGCAGCTCGAGGCCCGCGCCGGAACCGAGTTCGGGCTCGGGGCGGAGGACCTGGTGGCCGAGTTCGGGCCCGATGTGCCGGTCCCGCCGACCGCGCTGGAGGTGACCGAGTACGAGACGGCCAAGGAACGCGGCGATGAGGTCAGCGCCCCGCAGCCGATGGCCTTCGACCGTGACACCCAGGAACGCCGGGCCAAGCGGGCCGAGCGCGACCTCAATCTGCTGGGCAAGGTGAATCCGCTGGCCCTGGAGGAATTCGCCGCCCTCGAGGAACGCCACACCTTCCTGTCCACCCAGCTGGAGGACCTCAAGTCCACCCGTCGGGATCTGCTGACCGTGGTCGGCGAGGTCGACGACAAGATCCTCGAGGTCTTCACCGCGGCTTACCACGACGTGGCCCGTGAATTCGTGACGGTGTTCGCCGAGCTGTTCCCCGGGGGCGAGGGCGAACTGATCCTGACCGACCCGTCGGACATGCTGACCACGGGCATCGAGGTGCACGCGCGGCCACCGGGCAAGAAGGTCAAACGGTTGTCGCTGCTCTCCGGCGGCGAGCGCTCGCTGACCGCGGTGGCCCTGCTGGTGTCGATCTTCCGGGCCCGGCCCAGCCCGTTCTACATCATGGACGAGGTCGAGGCGGCGCTGGACGAGGTCAACCTGACCCGGCTGGTGAAGTTGTTGACCCTCCTGCGGGATTCGTCGCAGCTGATCATCATCACGCACCAGAAGTTCACCATGGAGTCGGCCGATGCCCTCTACGGCGTCTCGATGCGTGGCGACGGCATCACCCAGGTCATCAGCCAGCGGATCCGCACCTCCGAGCCTCCGTCCCAGGTGAGCGCACCGGTGGCGCTCGCCGACGACGTGGTTGATGCTGGGGAAGACGCCGACCTGATCGAGCCGGCGCTGCCCTGA
- the mutM gene encoding bifunctional DNA-formamidopyrimidine glycosylase/DNA-(apurinic or apyrimidinic site) lyase, translating into MPELPEVEVVRRGLVEHAVGRRIRAVTVLHERAIRRHLAGRADFEAAVAGHRVIDIRRRGKYLWWVLDDGDALLAHLGMSGQFRVGPTGEHKHPHLRVRFTFDDGGPVIDFLDQRTFGGMSFLPGQADEPGPLAHIAIDPLDEQYDLGATVARIKAKNTEIKRALLDQSVVSGVGNIYADESLWRAQVHYARSTQALTGPAIRRVLQAARDVMTEALSVGGTSFDALYVNVNGDSGYFDRSLAAYGQEGRPCPRCGTLIRRDAFMNRSSFYCPRCQPPPRVSGRGRAS; encoded by the coding sequence GTGCCTGAACTGCCGGAAGTCGAGGTCGTCCGCCGCGGACTGGTCGAGCACGCCGTCGGACGACGGATCCGTGCCGTCACCGTCCTGCACGAACGGGCCATCCGTCGCCACCTGGCCGGTCGGGCCGACTTCGAGGCGGCCGTGGCCGGCCACCGCGTGATCGACATCCGCCGCCGCGGCAAGTACCTCTGGTGGGTGCTGGACGACGGGGACGCACTGCTGGCCCACCTGGGCATGAGCGGCCAGTTCCGGGTCGGGCCCACCGGAGAGCACAAGCATCCGCACCTGAGGGTGCGGTTCACGTTCGACGACGGCGGCCCGGTGATCGACTTCCTCGACCAGCGCACCTTCGGCGGAATGTCCTTCCTGCCCGGCCAGGCCGACGAGCCGGGACCGTTGGCCCACATCGCCATCGATCCACTGGACGAGCAGTACGACCTGGGCGCCACCGTGGCCCGGATCAAGGCCAAGAACACCGAGATCAAGCGAGCTCTGCTGGATCAGAGCGTGGTGTCGGGCGTCGGGAACATCTACGCCGACGAATCCCTGTGGCGGGCCCAGGTCCACTACGCGCGCTCCACCCAGGCACTCACCGGTCCGGCGATCCGCCGGGTCCTGCAAGCGGCCCGGGACGTGATGACCGAGGCGTTGTCGGTCGGCGGAACGTCGTTCGACGCGCTGTACGTCAACGTCAACGGCGACTCCGGTTACTTCGACCGGTCGCTCGCGGCGTACGGGCAGGAGGGGCGGCCCTGCCCCCGCTGCGGCACGCTGATCCGCCGGGACGCCTTCATGAACCGCTCGTCGTTCTACTGCCCGCGCTGTCAGCCCCCGCCCCGGGTGTCCGGGCGTGGCCGGGCGTCATGA